GACTTGGTGAAGGCGGCCAGCAGCACCAGCAACAGCGCGGGGGTAAAGAGCGGGCTGGCGCGCAGGGCGCCCAGATCGATCTCGGAAAGGTTGGCACTCCCGCCCGCGCTGGCGATCATGGCGACCGCGGCCAGCAGCGCCAGACCACCCCCTCCAGTGACCAGCAGCGCCTTGACGGCCCCGTCACGCGACGCGCCCCGGTGGTGCCAGAAACCGATCAAGAGAAAGCTGGTGATCGAGGTCAGCTCCCAGAAGCCGAACAGCAAGACCAGGTTTTCAGCCAGCACCAGGCCCAGCATGGCGCCCGCGAAGAGCATCAGATAAGAAAAAAAGCGCGAGAAGTTCTCCTGGTACAGGTACGCTATGGCGTACAGGCTGGTGAGCACGCCGATCACGGCGATCAGCAGCGCGAACAGCAACGAGTAGCCGTCAAGCCGGAAGGCCACCTCCAGCCCGATCTGCGGAACCCACGGCCAGGCTTCACGCCACACGGTGCCGCCCGCGGCCTGAGGTGCGCGCAACACCAGGGACAGCGCCGGAAGCAGCGAGAGGACGGCGATCCACCCCACGCCACGCCCAAGCCTGGGGCCCACCAGGGTGGCCAGCACGGCCCCCAGAAACGGAAAGAGAACGGCGAGGGCCGTCATGACGTGCTCCGTTGAAGCGGGGCCGTCAGCGCGTGACCGCTCACGTGCGCACCGTCAGCACGGGCACGGTGGCTTCCCGCACGACACGCTGCGCGACCGAGCCGAACAGCAGCCCTTCCAGACCCCGCCGTCCAGCCGTACCCATGACGATCAGGTCGTGCTGCGCGGCGTGCTCCAGAATTTGCGAAGCCGGCTCGCCCTGAGCGACGGTTCCGCCGCCCAGACGGTCCAGACGTTCACGCGCTTCGGCGGCCCACAGGCGGTCACGCTCACCCAGCGCCGCAGCGCTCGCGCCTCGCCGGGCAGCAGGAAAGGCCAGCGGGGTGTCCAGGGTGCCGCTTTCGACGACGTGCAGCAGGTGCACCTCGGCCTGTGGAAGTTGACGGGCCAGTTCGGTGGCGCGCTTCGCCGCAGCGGAGAAATCCGTGGCGACCAGGGGGCGGCGAAACAGGCGCGACGGATCGTGATCCGCGTGCACTGTCAGCACCGCCACGGGAGATTCCCTCACCACCCGCTCGGCCACGGAGCCCAACAGAAAACGCTGCAAGGCGTTCTTTCCGGAGGTGCCCACGACCAGCAGATCGTACGCCCCAGACCCGGCCTGCTCCAGGGCCACGCTGGCGGGATCACCGGGGCTGACGATCACGTCGTCGCTGGTGTCAGCCCGGCGCAGCCCGACGTGCAACACCCGCACGCAGGCCGCCGGGAAATTCGATCGTACGCTCGCCTCTGCTGCCCGCGCAGCATTTGAGAAATCAGTGAGTACCAGAATCCGAGAAAACACGTCCAACCTCCTGAACTGCTCACGGCGCCTTATGGTGGCATGAAGCGCCGCCCAATGACACGTCCCCGATGCGGTGACCTTGCCCGCTCTGCCTGACCCGGCCACACGTCCGCCTTAGTGTGCCTCCCGAGCTTGACTGCGCCCTTCTGAGCACCACGCAGGGCTCACTCCGTTCATACGGCAAAGCGAAGCCTGATCGACAGGCTCCGCCAAGCCAGCTTATGAACGCTGGAGTCCGCCGCATGCGGCCAGTTGTGCCTGACAGCCTAGCAGCACGACGCGCCCGCGACCAGTGTGCGGGACTTCGCGGACACCGCGCGCTCTTCACGCGACGTTTACCCCACCGCCGACTTCGGTTGTGCCGCCGGTGGCAGGCTTCATCTCACTGCGGCACAATAACAGGCGTGAGCGCTCCTTCTGCCAATTCGTCTGTCAAACCTGATGCCGCAGGACGCAAGCTCCTGCAGGATCTGCTGTTCACCCTGATCATTCCCATCTCGGTCCTGAGCCCCAACCTGCTGGGTTCGGGCTTCAGCTTCGCCCGTGTGCTGGGCAGCTCCCCAAGCCTGAGTGGCACCGTGCGCGCCTATCTGCTCGCGGCACTCGTGCCGGTGGCCTACACTGCCTTCGATCTGCTGGTGCGCCGCCGCGTGAGCCCCATTGCGATCTTCGCGGGCGCCACCGCCCTTATCACAGGAGGTCTGGCCTTCTGGTTCGTGGATGGCGCACTGTACGCCTTCAAGGACTCGCTGCTGCGCTTTCTGATCGCGGCGCTGGCCGTGGTGTCGGTGTGGTTTCGCTATCCGCTGTTTCGCATCTTTCTGGATGCGTCCTCGCTGACCGCCAAAGCCGAGGAACGCCAGGCCCTGGGCAAGGTCATGACCCAAAGGACGGTCATCAAAGCCCTGGGCGCCGGTACGCTGATCTTCGCACTCGTGGAGGTCATTGCGGGCATCGTGAACTTCTTCGTGAACTTGCGCATCGTTACGGCACCTTTCGATACGCCCGACTTCAACGCACAGGTCGCGCAGGCCAACGCCGTGATGCGCCTGCCCTCGATCGTGATGTTCCTAATCGGCTTCGCGCTCGCGGGCTGGATCGTACAGCGCGCCGTCAACGCCCGCTACGGCAAGGGCGCCAGCCTGTTCGAGCCCGCACAGCTGGTCGACAAGGTCCGCGAGGACGAAGACCAGCCACACGGCGAGCTGTCCCGCACCTGAATAGTGGCAAACAGAAGCGCTCCCTGGCTCACCTCGCTGCTGAATGCTGCCTTTTCCGTTTCCTCGTTTCGGCATGGCTGCCTCGCTTTCTGTCCGGTTGGCGGACAGAGTGAGCGTGGCTTTGTGTTGCGCCTCCTGCGCCTCTTGCGACTCCTGAGCTAAGGTAAATCTGGTGAGACGATGGCTGGCCGCAAACACGAACCCCTCCGACTGCTCACCGTGCAGGAAGCCGCCAAACTGCTGCACGTGAGTGACGACACCGTGCGCCGCCAGATCAAGGAAGGCGCCCTCGAAGCCATCCGGGTACGCACGACGCCCACCGGGCGGGCTCAGTACCGCATCCCTACTGCAGCCATTGATCGCATCTTGGGAAACACAGCCCTACAACTGCACGAAGACGTGGATCCTTTCGAGCCCCTACGGCAAGCCTTCGCGCACCTTTCTGACGAGGAGCGCGAAGAGCTGATCGACAGTGCTGTGCAATGGGCGAAGGCACGCCGCGTTGTGCCTGAGGTCCAGCGCTCCCCCGCACTGTCAGAGCAGGCCCTGCGGGAGCGGTTCGCGAAGAGCCCCTTGCTGCAACTTGGGCGTAAGGATGAGCAGGACGAGCGTTGAAGGCATTGCGCCTCGTACCCGACGTCAACGTCCTTCTCAGCGGTTTGACCAGTCGGTTTGGTCCGTCGTTCGACCTGTATCAGGCGGCGCCTCGTTTTGAGGTGGTGTTCGTGCTCAGCGAGACGCACTTCACGGAGCTGGCCGAAGTGCTGACGTATCAGTCTGTACTCAACTTGGGTCAAGGAATCGTGACCCCATCGTTCGCGTTCCGGGCGGCATCAGAGCTACACCGAATCGGGGAGTACCACGAACAGGTGGAGCACCTGGACTGGCCGTCGTGCCGGGATCCGAAGGATTGGTACCTGCTCGATCTGCTTGTCGCTTCGGGGGCCGATGGCATTGTGACAAAGGACAAGCACCTCCTGCGCCTGCGTAACTTGCTGAATATTCCTGTTGTTGAGCCCAGGGAATTGACCGGACGGCTGAACCGCTAATTCGTCTGGCAGCCAAAT
The Deinococcus peraridilitoris DSM 19664 genome window above contains:
- a CDS encoding VC0807 family protein; translation: MSAPSANSSVKPDAAGRKLLQDLLFTLIIPISVLSPNLLGSGFSFARVLGSSPSLSGTVRAYLLAALVPVAYTAFDLLVRRRVSPIAIFAGATALITGGLAFWFVDGALYAFKDSLLRFLIAALAVVSVWFRYPLFRIFLDASSLTAKAEERQALGKVMTQRTVIKALGAGTLIFALVEVIAGIVNFFVNLRIVTAPFDTPDFNAQVAQANAVMRLPSIVMFLIGFALAGWIVQRAVNARYGKGASLFEPAQLVDKVREDEDQPHGELSRT
- a CDS encoding excisionase family DNA-binding protein produces the protein MAGRKHEPLRLLTVQEAAKLLHVSDDTVRRQIKEGALEAIRVRTTPTGRAQYRIPTAAIDRILGNTALQLHEDVDPFEPLRQAFAHLSDEEREELIDSAVQWAKARRVVPEVQRSPALSEQALRERFAKSPLLQLGRKDEQDER
- a CDS encoding putative toxin-antitoxin system toxin component, PIN family, whose product is MKALRLVPDVNVLLSGLTSRFGPSFDLYQAAPRFEVVFVLSETHFTELAEVLTYQSVLNLGQGIVTPSFAFRAASELHRIGEYHEQVEHLDWPSCRDPKDWYLLDLLVASGADGIVTKDKHLLRLRNLLNIPVVEPRELTGRLNR
- a CDS encoding universal stress protein; translation: MFSRILVLTDFSNAARAAEASVRSNFPAACVRVLHVGLRRADTSDDVIVSPGDPASVALEQAGSGAYDLLVVGTSGKNALQRFLLGSVAERVVRESPVAVLTVHADHDPSRLFRRPLVATDFSAAAKRATELARQLPQAEVHLLHVVESGTLDTPLAFPAARRGASAAALGERDRLWAAEARERLDRLGGGTVAQGEPASQILEHAAQHDLIVMGTAGRRGLEGLLFGSVAQRVVREATVPVLTVRT